Proteins from a single region of Hymenobacter aquaticus:
- a CDS encoding ExbD/TolR family protein has translation MDLSRRRKLSSHVETSSMNDIMFFLMLFFLIVSTMVNPNVIKLMLPNARSGKAVMKETINISVDAAGQYFLDRQPVTAATLETALQQRIAGLEAPTVVLRVDSSLNVQKLVDILEIGNRLKVKMVMATQAQQSAGK, from the coding sequence ATGGACCTCAGCCGGCGCCGTAAGCTCTCCTCGCACGTCGAGACCAGCTCGATGAACGACATCATGTTCTTTCTGATGCTGTTCTTCCTGATCGTGAGCACCATGGTCAACCCCAACGTTATCAAGCTCATGCTGCCCAATGCCCGCTCGGGCAAGGCCGTCATGAAGGAAACCATCAACATCTCGGTGGATGCCGCCGGGCAGTACTTCCTCGACCGGCAGCCCGTAACGGCCGCCACCCTGGAAACGGCCCTGCAGCAGCGCATTGCCGGCCTGGAGGCGCCCACCGTGGTACTGCGGGTCGACTCGTCGCTGAACGTGCAGAAGCTGGTCGACATTCTCGAAATCGGCAACCGCCTCAAGGTGAAGATGGTTATGGCCACCCAGGCCCAGCAGTCGGCCGGGAAGTAA
- a CDS encoding MotA/TolQ/ExbB proton channel family protein, with amino-acid sequence MTSFLLQVTTAATATVDTAATAANQAADAAAATGDLSLIDLILKGGWIMVPLFLLSFVSIYIIIERYLTIRRAAVNPDSFMAGIRGLMVKGDLQGAKMLCAQNPSPLARMVEKGIRRIGLPLKDIESSVENVGKIEIARLEKNISILGIIAGIAPMLGFVGTIIGVIKIFYAISTTGDFGIAQISGGLYTKMVTSAAGLIVGIIAHVGYHWLSIMVERLIFRMENSAIEFMDILQDN; translated from the coding sequence ATGACCTCTTTTCTGCTGCAGGTAACCACCGCTGCCACTGCCACCGTCGATACCGCTGCTACTGCCGCAAACCAGGCTGCCGACGCGGCGGCCGCCACCGGCGACCTTTCCCTGATTGATTTGATTCTGAAGGGCGGCTGGATCATGGTGCCGCTGTTTCTGCTCTCGTTCGTCTCGATTTACATCATCATTGAGCGGTACCTGACCATCCGCCGGGCCGCCGTGAATCCCGACTCGTTTATGGCCGGTATCCGGGGGCTGATGGTGAAAGGGGACTTGCAGGGCGCCAAAATGCTCTGCGCCCAGAACCCTTCGCCCTTGGCCCGCATGGTGGAGAAAGGCATCCGCCGCATCGGGTTGCCGCTGAAGGACATTGAAAGCAGCGTGGAAAACGTGGGTAAAATCGAAATTGCCCGCCTCGAGAAGAACATCAGCATCCTGGGCATTATTGCCGGCATTGCGCCTATGCTGGGCTTCGTGGGCACCATCATCGGGGTAATCAAGATTTTCTACGCCATTTCCACCACCGGCGACTTCGGCATTGCCCAGATTTCGGGTGGTCTCTACACCAAGATGGTGACCTCGGCCGCCGGCCTCATCGTCGGCATCATCGCCCACGTGGGCTACCACTGGCTCAGCATCATGGTCGAGCGCCTGATTTTCCGCATGGAAAACTCCGCCATCGAGTTCATGGACATTCTTCAGGACAATTAA
- a CDS encoding HU domain-containing protein — protein sequence MQLSDHIRTLLRDHDCVIIPDFGGLIADYAPAQVHPVRHTLAPPAKRVAFNQSLTRNDGLLVDALSRSLNLTTAQARLLVREAVGRLQAELEASQRAELPGIGIFRQAAGRGLDFEYTGSQNLLTASYGLPELVSRPIRATDALLARDRQQAAPLLAVSRSRRAMKTFRIAATLVIAGLILSANYQFASRLGYLPDSWKITSEQEQTTVQTAPVETQAQPVARQQAALANDSWNEAAPARTPVMEAPAVKAAPAATDPVKAVAVRKPVAAKPAVAKAPAATKPAVAASVAKPAVAPASVPTTTVKARTGRAYVIVGAYTTLAHAEKGRQALVNHGHRNARVVLPAPGSRKFRLSAIDYATKAEAQKQLPVLRKHLGSSLWVLNY from the coding sequence ATGCAGCTCTCCGACCACATCCGTACCCTGCTGCGGGACCACGACTGCGTTATCATTCCCGATTTCGGGGGCCTGATTGCCGACTATGCCCCGGCCCAGGTGCACCCGGTGCGCCACACCCTGGCCCCGCCGGCCAAGCGCGTGGCCTTCAACCAGTCTTTGACCCGCAACGACGGCCTGCTGGTCGATGCCCTGAGCCGCTCCCTGAACCTGACCACGGCCCAGGCCCGCCTGCTGGTGCGCGAAGCCGTGGGGCGGCTGCAGGCCGAGCTCGAAGCCAGCCAGCGCGCCGAGCTGCCCGGCATCGGCATTTTCCGCCAGGCGGCCGGCCGCGGCCTCGATTTTGAATACACTGGCAGCCAGAACCTGCTCACGGCCAGCTACGGCCTGCCCGAGCTCGTGTCGCGCCCCATCCGGGCCACCGATGCGCTGCTGGCCCGCGACCGGCAGCAGGCCGCGCCCCTTTTAGCCGTCAGCCGTTCCCGCCGCGCGATGAAAACGTTCCGAATTGCCGCCACGCTGGTTATTGCCGGCCTGATTCTGTCCGCCAACTATCAGTTTGCCTCCCGCCTGGGCTACTTGCCCGACAGCTGGAAAATAACCTCGGAGCAGGAGCAGACCACCGTGCAGACCGCGCCGGTGGAAACGCAAGCCCAGCCCGTGGCGCGTCAGCAGGCCGCCCTGGCCAACGACTCCTGGAACGAAGCGGCCCCGGCCCGTACGCCCGTAATGGAAGCTCCGGCGGTTAAAGCGGCCCCGGCCGCAACGGACCCGGTCAAAGCCGTAGCAGTGCGCAAGCCCGTAGCCGCCAAGCCCGCCGTGGCCAAAGCCCCCGCTGCAACCAAGCCGGCCGTGGCCGCGTCGGTAGCCAAACCGGCCGTGGCGCCGGCCAGCGTTCCGACTACTACCGTGAAAGCCCGCACCGGCCGGGCCTACGTCATCGTGGGCGCCTATACCACGCTGGCGCACGCCGAAAAGGGCCGGCAGGCCCTGGTCAACCACGGCCACCGCAATGCCCGCGTGGTGCTGCCGGCGCCCGGCAGCCGCAAGTTCCGCCTCTCGGCCATCGACTACGCCACCAAGGCCGAAGCACAAAAACAACTGCCGGTGCTGCGCAAGCACTTAGGCTCTTCTCTCTGGGTACTCAACTACTAG
- a CDS encoding TonB-dependent receptor encodes MTLPSSKLLPLAVLLAAAPTLAWAQKTGKTGGKIEDAEIEIVKERVNQLPEATRNFEKIKIDPPAKTTSPVSYTYPDFRLPADRLNPSIRVLSIQQEELAPQTGNYLKGAIGNYGTLYAKAYLHNTRSETASYGLDFSHLSSSSGPVDKKNSGSSQTSLGLSGETYNGPMTLGAKLDLGRERYNFYGYNRETRRLPPPTDSLKQVFSRAAVKLYARNQAADAPFQYDFGVGFNYWKDNYKASESNFNASLRSGYTLGENSRVAVNGDLSLISYKDSLKVSRPYVQVTPAYELTLDRLALSVGATLGYTGDTIRRAPQFNVYPAIRVGYTVSEDKFVVFAGLGGGVQRVTMYDLTTENPWLAPNQQVADTRRGPTVYVGFNSTPARALSVNAKVTLSNDRNLYFYNNSPRDSTKFNLVYDGKATQLINVHGEVLYNAAEQVRLGFKADYNGYKTRTLAEAFHRPALQTTLFGNYNMYDKLLLGAELYTYSSSYGSGYSRRLVDGKQVGQIVRPTDTVVDLNLRADYRIMENLSIFALGNNLLGRKYERFLNYPVKGFNLLAGVTYDF; translated from the coding sequence ATGACCCTTCCTTCCTCCAAACTGCTGCCTTTGGCCGTGCTGCTCGCGGCCGCGCCCACGCTGGCGTGGGCCCAGAAGACCGGTAAAACGGGCGGCAAGATTGAAGACGCCGAAATTGAGATTGTCAAGGAGCGGGTAAACCAGCTGCCCGAAGCCACCCGCAACTTCGAGAAAATCAAGATTGACCCGCCGGCCAAAACCACCAGCCCGGTTTCCTATACCTACCCCGATTTCCGGCTGCCCGCCGACCGGCTCAACCCCTCGATTCGGGTGCTCTCGATTCAGCAGGAAGAGCTGGCCCCGCAAACCGGCAACTACCTGAAAGGCGCCATCGGCAACTACGGCACGCTCTACGCCAAGGCCTACCTGCACAACACCCGCAGCGAAACGGCCAGCTACGGCCTCGACTTCAGCCACCTGTCCTCGTCCTCGGGGCCGGTCGACAAGAAAAACTCGGGCTCCAGCCAAACCAGCCTGGGCCTGAGCGGCGAAACCTACAACGGCCCCATGACCCTGGGCGCCAAGCTCGACCTGGGCCGGGAGCGGTACAACTTCTACGGCTACAACCGCGAAACCCGCCGCCTGCCGCCGCCCACCGACAGCCTCAAGCAGGTCTTTAGCCGGGCCGCCGTGAAGCTGTACGCCCGCAACCAGGCCGCCGACGCGCCCTTCCAGTACGACTTCGGCGTGGGCTTCAACTACTGGAAAGACAACTACAAGGCCAGTGAAAGCAACTTCAACGCCTCGCTGCGCTCGGGCTACACGCTCGGCGAGAACAGCCGGGTGGCCGTCAACGGCGACCTGTCGCTGATTTCCTACAAGGATTCGCTGAAAGTAAGCCGGCCCTACGTGCAGGTGACGCCCGCCTACGAGCTGACCCTGGACCGGCTGGCCCTGTCGGTGGGGGCCACGCTGGGCTACACCGGCGACACCATCCGGCGGGCCCCGCAGTTCAACGTGTACCCGGCCATCCGGGTGGGCTACACCGTGTCGGAAGATAAGTTCGTGGTCTTTGCCGGCCTGGGCGGGGGCGTGCAGCGCGTGACGATGTACGATTTGACCACCGAAAATCCCTGGCTGGCGCCCAACCAGCAGGTGGCCGACACCCGCCGCGGCCCCACGGTCTACGTCGGCTTCAACTCGACGCCGGCCCGGGCCCTGTCGGTGAATGCCAAGGTGACGCTGTCGAACGACCGGAACCTGTACTTCTACAACAACAGCCCCCGCGACTCGACCAAGTTCAACCTGGTCTACGACGGCAAGGCCACCCAGCTGATCAACGTCCACGGCGAAGTTCTCTACAACGCCGCCGAGCAGGTGCGCCTTGGTTTCAAGGCCGATTACAACGGCTACAAGACCCGCACCCTGGCCGAGGCCTTCCACCGCCCGGCCCTGCAGACGACGTTGTTCGGTAACTACAACATGTACGATAAGCTGCTGCTGGGCGCCGAGTTATACACCTACAGCTCCAGCTACGGTTCGGGCTACTCGCGCCGCCTCGTCGATGGCAAACAGGTGGGCCAGATCGTGCGTCCCACCGACACGGTCGTCGACCTCAACTTGCGGGCCGATTACCGTATTATGGAAAATCTGTCCATATTTGCTCTAGGCAATAACCTGCTGGGCCGCAAGTATGAGCGTTTCCTGAACTATCCGGTGAAAGGATTCAACCTGCTGGCGGGCGTAACGTATGATTTTTGA
- a CDS encoding tetratricopeptide repeat protein has protein sequence MKIFPRIALAASLSAAAPLAASAQQTQVFTADERYFQEGLELFDRGKYGAAQQAFQRYLDQTQRRTGELRDRTTDAEYYRAISGLYLFHPDAEGQVLAFAAHNPAHPKAAQAFFELGKLYFDKKDYAKSIDYLQRVGADNLSNEQRAEAEFKLAYSYFSQKEFDKAKLLFDRNKQGNHEYRYASSYYAGYLAFRAGDYAAARQDLSVAEQNDAYRLVVPAIMSQIYYKEGDFDGLIGYGTKALAQTPPPQSADEIQLLVGDAFYQKQDFKQAAEYFDKYAAGRKKIEPRVQYKIGYSNYKMGDFPGAIGSLKGVAAQRDSLGQNAAYHLGLSYLKTSQKQQALNSFDAARKTAFDKNITENATLKYAQINYELGNTQEVITALKDFNKKFPRSKNAAAADDILSESFLNSSDFTQAISYLEGLDDRSAKLNATYQRVTYLQAATFYNNNQYSQALPLVDKSLKYPQDDALRAAAQVLKGEIYSVGQKYPEAIQAYTAAARTARSGSAADTDFDQKARYGLGYAYYNTQQYAPARTQFQAYLSDPIAKPTDPNYYDVTLRVADTYYVGKSYPQALELYDKVIAANAADKDYAYYQKSVTLGLMGRRDEATKTLSTLLKTSPTSRYADDAVYQQAQFDFEAGDFQPAVDGFTKLITNRPNSQLIPQALQKRGVAYANLNQHDKAIADFKQVLDQYPRTKAASSAIYSLQESLSATGKTEDFDQYLAQFKQQNPESKATESVEFEAAKSLYLAEKYPQAITRLESYLKQYPSNVLAADGRYFLADSYIKTGKKADGLTRMRAVVTEGKSEFLNRAIGRVADLEFEAKNYPEAIQYYTRLREVSQNKREVANAGIGLMKSLYETGDYAGTRRVAEELRSVGGASLNATNAANLYLGKASYKMANYELATPELTTAATAADETGAEAQYLLADVLFQQKKYPEALDAAYKTNTSNYELWQGRGFLLIADIYTAQGETFQAKATLNSIIENKFPVAEVIEGAKQRLAALSAEPGGGATGGSKTPPPAKTPPAKAPTGKATPPAKAPATKGKTPGRNALQPTQAQPADSTATPDAGSSE, from the coding sequence ATGAAGATATTTCCCCGGATTGCGCTGGCCGCCTCGCTCAGCGCCGCGGCCCCGCTGGCGGCTTCCGCCCAGCAAACCCAGGTGTTTACCGCCGACGAACGATACTTTCAGGAAGGCCTCGAACTCTTTGACCGCGGCAAGTACGGCGCCGCCCAGCAGGCCTTCCAGCGCTACTTAGACCAAACCCAGCGCCGCACCGGCGAGCTGCGCGACCGGACCACCGACGCGGAGTACTACCGCGCCATCAGTGGCCTCTACCTGTTTCATCCCGACGCGGAAGGGCAGGTGCTGGCCTTCGCGGCCCACAACCCGGCCCACCCCAAAGCCGCCCAGGCCTTTTTTGAGCTCGGCAAGCTCTACTTCGACAAGAAGGACTACGCCAAAAGTATCGACTACCTGCAGCGCGTGGGGGCCGACAACCTCAGCAACGAGCAGCGGGCCGAGGCCGAGTTTAAGCTGGCCTACAGCTACTTTTCCCAAAAGGAGTTCGACAAGGCCAAGCTCCTGTTTGACCGCAACAAGCAGGGCAACCACGAGTACCGCTACGCCAGCAGCTACTACGCGGGCTACCTGGCCTTCCGGGCCGGCGACTACGCCGCCGCCCGCCAGGACCTAAGCGTGGCCGAGCAGAACGACGCCTACCGCCTCGTGGTGCCGGCCATTATGAGCCAGATCTACTACAAGGAGGGCGACTTCGACGGGCTGATCGGCTACGGCACCAAGGCCCTGGCCCAGACGCCGCCCCCGCAGAGCGCCGACGAAATTCAGCTGCTCGTGGGCGACGCCTTCTACCAGAAGCAGGACTTCAAGCAGGCCGCCGAGTACTTCGATAAGTACGCCGCCGGCCGCAAGAAGATCGAGCCCCGGGTGCAGTACAAGATCGGCTACTCCAACTACAAGATGGGCGACTTCCCGGGCGCCATCGGCAGCCTGAAGGGCGTGGCCGCCCAGCGCGACTCGCTGGGCCAGAACGCGGCCTACCACCTGGGCCTGAGCTACCTCAAAACCAGCCAGAAGCAGCAGGCCCTGAACTCGTTCGACGCGGCCCGCAAAACGGCCTTCGACAAGAACATCACCGAAAACGCCACCCTCAAGTACGCCCAGATCAATTACGAGCTGGGCAACACCCAGGAGGTGATTACGGCCCTGAAGGACTTCAACAAGAAGTTTCCGCGCTCCAAGAACGCGGCGGCCGCCGACGACATCCTGAGCGAGAGTTTCCTCAACTCCAGCGACTTTACCCAGGCCATCAGCTACCTCGAAGGCCTCGACGACCGCAGCGCCAAGCTCAACGCCACCTACCAGCGCGTGACCTATTTGCAGGCCGCCACCTTCTACAACAATAACCAGTACTCGCAGGCTCTGCCGCTGGTTGATAAGTCGCTGAAGTACCCACAAGACGACGCGCTGCGGGCCGCGGCCCAGGTGCTCAAGGGCGAAATCTATAGCGTAGGGCAGAAGTATCCCGAAGCCATTCAGGCCTACACCGCCGCGGCCCGCACGGCCCGCAGCGGCTCGGCGGCCGACACCGACTTCGACCAGAAAGCCCGCTACGGCCTGGGCTACGCCTACTACAACACCCAGCAGTACGCCCCGGCCCGCACCCAGTTCCAGGCTTACCTCAGCGACCCGATTGCCAAGCCCACCGACCCGAACTACTACGACGTGACCCTGCGCGTGGCCGACACCTACTACGTGGGCAAAAGCTACCCCCAGGCCCTGGAGCTCTACGACAAGGTTATTGCCGCCAACGCTGCCGACAAGGACTACGCCTACTACCAGAAAAGCGTGACCCTGGGGTTGATGGGCCGGCGCGACGAGGCCACCAAGACGCTCAGCACCCTGCTCAAAACCTCGCCCACCTCGCGCTACGCCGACGACGCGGTGTACCAGCAGGCCCAGTTCGACTTCGAGGCCGGCGACTTCCAGCCCGCCGTGGACGGCTTCACCAAGCTCATCACCAACCGGCCCAACAGCCAGCTGATTCCCCAGGCCCTGCAGAAGCGCGGAGTGGCCTATGCCAACCTCAATCAGCACGACAAGGCCATTGCTGACTTCAAGCAGGTGCTCGACCAGTACCCGCGCACCAAGGCCGCCAGCAGCGCCATCTACAGCCTGCAGGAAAGCCTCTCGGCCACGGGCAAAACGGAGGACTTCGACCAGTACCTGGCCCAGTTTAAGCAGCAGAACCCCGAGAGCAAGGCCACCGAAAGCGTCGAGTTTGAGGCCGCTAAATCCTTGTACCTGGCCGAGAAGTACCCCCAGGCCATTACCCGCCTGGAGTCGTACCTGAAGCAGTACCCCAGCAATGTCTTGGCCGCCGACGGCCGCTATTTCCTGGCCGATTCCTACATCAAGACCGGCAAGAAGGCCGACGGCCTGACCCGCATGCGCGCCGTGGTAACGGAAGGCAAGAGCGAGTTCCTGAACCGGGCCATCGGCCGCGTCGCCGACCTCGAGTTTGAAGCCAAGAACTACCCCGAGGCCATTCAGTACTACACCCGCCTGCGGGAAGTGTCGCAGAACAAGCGCGAGGTGGCCAACGCCGGCATCGGGCTGATGAAAAGCCTCTACGAAACCGGCGACTACGCCGGCACCCGGCGCGTGGCCGAGGAGCTGCGCAGCGTGGGCGGCGCTTCGCTGAACGCCACCAACGCGGCCAACCTGTATCTGGGCAAAGCCAGCTACAAAATGGCCAACTACGAGCTGGCCACGCCCGAGCTGACCACGGCCGCCACCGCCGCCGACGAAACCGGGGCCGAGGCCCAGTACCTGCTGGCCGACGTGCTGTTTCAGCAGAAAAAGTACCCCGAGGCCCTGGACGCGGCTTACAAAACCAACACCTCGAACTACGAGCTGTGGCAGGGCCGGGGCTTTTTGCTGATTGCCGACATCTACACGGCCCAGGGTGAAACCTTCCAGGCCAAGGCCACGCTGAACTCCATCATCGAGAATAAATTCCCGGTGGCCGAAGTCATCGAAGGAGCCAAGCAGCGCCTGGCCGCGCTGTCGGCCGAGCCCGGCGGCGGCGCCACGGGCGGTAGCAAAACCCCGCCGCCGGCCAAGACGCCGCCGGCGAAAGCACCGACCGGCAAAGCTACGCCGCCGGCCAAAGCCCCGGCTACCAAGGGCAAAACGCCGGGCCGCAACGCTCTGCAACCCACCCAGGCGCAGCCCGCCGATTCGACGGCCACCCCGGACGCGGGCAGCAGCGAGTAG
- a CDS encoding ATP-binding protein, with the protein MKELEGKSAAELARENQELRYRLEEAEDLIEAVRTGAVDALAIQGPEGPRIFTLEGADHGYRTLIEQMNEGAMLLSEDGTILYGNACLASWLGRALEEVIGGVFDTYIPLDFHAYWHALLLDSWRAGKGKGELPLRAQDGSLRPLSLSMNILSFHESPVLAVIATDLSAQEQIKAIQARVAEQNTVIARKNEEITQQQQARQALERVAAEASRILEGIPHIAWTADPTGRNTYLNRRWFDYTGHDVDSDPAHTFSALIHPDDLAGAVEQWRQSIATGRALELECRIRSAAGEYRWMLGRARPSRNEQGDIIQWIGAYTDIHEHKQALEHIDQAQHQLRDNNEQLTRANVDLDNFIYTASHDLKAPISNIEGLLHALLLELPAEAAGANDQVPLILTMMQDSVDRFKRTIEHLTEVTKLQKEHGHSAATLDVGRIITEVELDLAPLLLAAQATIDRTLSSCPTISFSEKNLRSVVYNLLSNALKYRAPERPPHIVVSCQREGDYAVLRVQDNGLGMNLRQDRPKLFGMFQRLHDHVEGSGIGLYMVKKIVENAGGRIEVESQLGVGSTFSVYFRR; encoded by the coding sequence ATGAAGGAGCTGGAGGGGAAAAGTGCGGCCGAGCTGGCCCGGGAAAATCAGGAGCTGCGCTACCGCCTGGAGGAAGCCGAAGACCTGATTGAAGCCGTGCGCACCGGGGCCGTCGACGCGCTGGCCATTCAGGGCCCCGAGGGGCCGCGCATCTTTACCCTGGAAGGCGCCGACCACGGCTACCGCACCCTGATTGAGCAGATGAACGAAGGGGCCATGCTGCTCAGCGAGGACGGCACCATTCTCTACGGCAATGCCTGCCTGGCCAGCTGGCTGGGCCGGGCCCTGGAGGAAGTCATCGGCGGCGTTTTCGATACCTACATTCCCCTCGACTTTCACGCCTACTGGCACGCGCTGCTGCTGGACAGCTGGCGGGCCGGCAAAGGCAAGGGCGAGCTGCCCCTGCGGGCCCAGGACGGCTCCCTGCGGCCGTTGTCGCTGTCGATGAACATCCTGAGCTTTCACGAAAGCCCGGTGCTGGCCGTCATTGCCACCGACTTGTCGGCCCAGGAGCAGATCAAGGCCATTCAGGCCCGGGTGGCGGAGCAGAACACCGTTATTGCCCGCAAAAACGAGGAAATTACCCAGCAGCAGCAGGCCCGGCAGGCCCTGGAGCGGGTGGCGGCCGAAGCCAGCCGCATCCTGGAGGGCATTCCGCACATTGCCTGGACGGCCGACCCCACCGGCCGCAACACCTACCTCAACCGGCGCTGGTTCGACTACACCGGCCACGATGTGGACTCGGACCCGGCCCATACCTTCAGCGCCCTGATTCACCCCGACGACCTGGCCGGGGCCGTGGAGCAGTGGCGCCAGAGCATTGCCACCGGGCGGGCCCTGGAACTGGAGTGCCGCATCCGCAGCGCGGCCGGCGAGTACCGCTGGATGCTGGGCCGGGCCCGGCCCTCGCGCAACGAGCAGGGCGACATTATCCAGTGGATCGGGGCCTACACCGACATTCACGAGCACAAGCAGGCCCTGGAGCACATCGACCAAGCCCAGCACCAGCTGCGCGACAACAACGAGCAGCTCACCCGGGCCAACGTCGACCTGGATAACTTCATTTACACCGCTTCCCACGACCTGAAGGCGCCCATCAGCAACATCGAAGGGCTGCTGCACGCCCTGCTGCTGGAGCTGCCCGCCGAAGCGGCCGGCGCCAACGACCAGGTGCCGCTGATTCTGACGATGATGCAGGATTCGGTGGACCGCTTCAAGCGCACCATCGAGCACCTGACGGAAGTAACCAAGCTGCAGAAGGAGCACGGGCACTCGGCCGCCACCCTCGACGTGGGGCGCATCATTACGGAAGTGGAGCTGGACCTGGCCCCGTTGCTGCTGGCGGCGCAGGCCACCATCGACCGGACCCTGAGCAGCTGCCCCACCATTTCCTTCTCGGAGAAAAACCTGCGCAGCGTAGTATATAACCTGCTCAGCAACGCCCTGAAGTACCGGGCCCCGGAGCGCCCGCCCCACATCGTCGTCAGCTGCCAGCGGGAGGGCGACTACGCCGTGCTACGCGTGCAGGACAATGGCCTGGGCATGAACCTGCGCCAGGACCGGCCGAAGCTGTTCGGCATGTTTCAGCGCCTGCACGACCACGTGGAAGGCTCGGGCATCGGGCTCTACATGGTCAAGAAAATCGTGGAAAACGCCGGGGGCCGCATTGAGGTGGAAAGTCAGCTGGGCGTGGGCTCCACGTTCAGCGTGTATTTCCGGCGGTAG
- a CDS encoding circadian clock KaiB family protein, with protein MEAEERPELAGPEYVLHLYITGATPNSTRAVRNIKEICELYLKGRYELLIVDIYQQPELAQREQLIGAPTLIKRSPGLVRRLVGDLSDRERVLKALGITPAGPGSSQPL; from the coding sequence ATGGAAGCGGAAGAACGGCCGGAGCTGGCCGGACCCGAGTACGTGCTGCACCTCTACATCACGGGCGCCACGCCCAACTCGACGCGGGCCGTGCGCAACATCAAGGAAATCTGTGAGCTCTACCTGAAGGGCCGCTACGAGCTGCTGATCGTGGATATCTACCAGCAGCCCGAGCTGGCTCAGCGCGAGCAGCTGATCGGGGCGCCCACGCTCATCAAGCGCAGTCCGGGCCTAGTGCGCCGCCTCGTGGGCGACCTCTCGGACCGGGAACGGGTGCTCAAAGCCCTGGGTATTACGCCGGCCGGGCCGGGGAGCAGTCAGCCGCTATGA
- the kaiB gene encoding circadian clock protein KaiB produces the protein MEITPAPAADIMDEESWELRLYVAGQTPKSVTALANLKKYCEQYLKGRYSIEVIDLLKDPQLAEGDQILAIPTLVRKVPEPIRKIIGDLSNEERVLVGLDIRPLGSKLQP, from the coding sequence ATGGAAATCACACCTGCCCCCGCGGCCGACATCATGGACGAGGAATCCTGGGAGCTGCGCCTGTACGTAGCCGGCCAAACGCCCAAATCGGTAACGGCCCTGGCCAACCTGAAAAAGTACTGCGAGCAGTATCTGAAAGGCCGCTACAGCATTGAAGTCATCGACCTGCTCAAGGACCCGCAGTTGGCCGAGGGCGACCAGATCCTGGCCATTCCCACGCTGGTGCGCAAAGTGCCCGAGCCCATCCGCAAAATCATCGGCGACCTGTCGAATGAGGAGCGCGTGCTCGTCGGGCTCGACATTCGCCCGCTGGGCAGCAAACTCCAGCCCTAG